A single region of the Stenotrophomonas sp. Marseille-Q4652 genome encodes:
- the recQ gene encoding DNA helicase RecQ, producing MPHSPAQHLLSSVFGYDAFRGNQQDIVEHVAAGNDALVLMPTGGGKSLCYQIPALLRDGTGIVISPLIALMQDQVEALRQAGVRAEFLNSTLDAETAARVERGLLAGEIELLYVAPERLLTGRFLSLLDRSRIALFAIDEAHCVSQWGHDFRPEYRQLTVLHERWPGVPRIALTATADPPTQREIAERLDLAQARHFVSSFDRPNIRYTVVQKDNAKSQLLDFLRAHRDQAGIVYCLSRRKVEETAGFLCEKGFNALPYHAGLPAEVRAANQRRFLREDGIVMCATIAFGMGIDKPDVRFVAHTDLPKSMEGYYQETGRAGRDGELSEAWLCYGLGDVVLLKQMIEQGEATEERKQLERAKLDHLLGYCESMQCRRQVLLAGFGETYAQPCGNCDNCVTPPAAWDATIPAQKALSCVYRSGQRFGVGHLIDILRGSETDRIKQLGHDQLSTYGIGRDLDSRAWRGVFRQLVAASLLEVDAEGHGGLRLTDASRDVLKGRRQVMMRRETTSAATRDRSSAPRSGLPVQPQDLALFNALRGLRAELAREQNVPAFVIFHDSTLRNIAEQRPTSVDALARVGGIGGSKLARYGQRLVEIVREQG from the coding sequence ATGCCCCATTCCCCCGCGCAGCACCTGCTTTCCAGCGTCTTCGGTTACGACGCGTTCCGTGGCAACCAGCAGGACATCGTCGAGCACGTCGCCGCCGGCAACGATGCCCTGGTCCTGATGCCCACCGGCGGTGGCAAGTCGCTGTGCTACCAGATCCCCGCCCTGCTGCGCGACGGCACCGGCATCGTCATTTCCCCGCTGATCGCGCTGATGCAGGACCAGGTGGAAGCCCTGCGCCAGGCCGGCGTGCGCGCCGAGTTCCTCAATTCCACCCTCGATGCCGAAACCGCGGCGCGGGTGGAACGCGGGCTGCTCGCCGGCGAGATCGAGCTGCTGTACGTGGCTCCCGAGCGCCTGCTCACCGGCCGTTTCCTGTCGCTGCTCGATCGCAGCCGGATCGCCCTGTTCGCGATCGACGAGGCGCACTGCGTGTCGCAGTGGGGCCACGACTTCCGCCCGGAGTACCGCCAGCTCACCGTGCTGCACGAGCGCTGGCCGGGCGTGCCGCGCATCGCGCTGACCGCCACCGCCGACCCGCCGACCCAGCGCGAGATCGCCGAGCGCCTGGATCTTGCCCAGGCCCGGCATTTCGTCAGCTCCTTCGACCGCCCCAACATCCGCTACACCGTGGTGCAGAAGGACAACGCCAAATCGCAGCTGCTCGATTTCCTGCGCGCGCATCGTGACCAGGCCGGCATCGTCTACTGCCTGTCGCGGCGCAAGGTCGAGGAGACCGCCGGCTTCCTGTGCGAGAAGGGCTTCAACGCCCTGCCCTACCACGCTGGCCTGCCGGCGGAGGTGCGTGCGGCCAACCAGCGCCGTTTCCTGCGCGAGGACGGCATCGTGATGTGCGCGACCATCGCCTTCGGCATGGGCATCGACAAGCCGGACGTGCGCTTCGTCGCGCATACCGACCTGCCCAAGTCGATGGAAGGCTACTACCAGGAAACCGGCCGCGCCGGCCGCGATGGCGAGCTCTCCGAGGCCTGGCTGTGCTACGGCCTGGGCGACGTGGTGCTGCTCAAGCAGATGATCGAACAGGGCGAGGCCACCGAGGAGCGCAAGCAGCTCGAACGGGCCAAGCTCGACCACCTGCTCGGCTATTGCGAGTCAATGCAGTGCCGCCGCCAGGTGCTGCTGGCCGGCTTCGGCGAGACCTATGCCCAGCCATGCGGCAACTGCGACAACTGCGTTACCCCGCCAGCGGCGTGGGACGCCACGATCCCGGCGCAGAAGGCGCTGAGCTGCGTCTACCGCAGTGGCCAGCGTTTCGGCGTCGGCCACCTGATCGACATCCTGCGTGGCAGCGAGACCGACCGCATCAAGCAGCTGGGCCACGACCAGCTCAGCACCTACGGCATTGGGCGTGACCTGGACAGCCGCGCCTGGCGCGGCGTGTTCCGCCAGCTGGTTGCTGCCAGCCTGCTGGAGGTCGATGCCGAAGGCCACGGCGGGCTGCGCCTGACCGACGCCAGCCGCGACGTGCTCAAGGGCCGCCGCCAGGTGATGATGCGCCGTGAAACCACCAGCGCCGCGACCCGAGACCGCAGCAGCGCGCCGCGCAGCGGGCTGCCGGTGCAGCCCCAGGACCTGGCGCTGTTCAACGCCCTGCGCGGGCTGCGCGCCGAGCTGGCACGCGAGCAGAACGTGCCGGCCTTCGTGATCTTCCACGACAGCACACTGCGCAACATCGCCGAGCAGCGCCCGACCAGCGTGGATGCGCTGGCCCGGGTCGGTGGCATCGGCGGCAGCAAGCTGGCCCGCTACGGACAGCGCCTGGTGGAAATCGTGCGCGAGCAGGGCTGA
- a CDS encoding Dps family protein: MAQSTATQKTSAKQKLAAAAPSAPNIDIGINDKDRKEIADGLSRFLADAFTLYLKTHNFHWNVTGSMFNSLHNMFMDQYTEQWNALDDVAERIRALGYNAPGSYNEFIELTSIPEEPGLTDSADWREMVRQLVAGNEAVCRTARKVLKVADDAGDDPSVDLLTQRLQTHEKYAWMLRSLLQ, translated from the coding sequence ATGGCCCAGAGCACCGCAACCCAGAAGACCAGCGCGAAGCAGAAACTCGCCGCCGCCGCACCGTCGGCACCGAACATCGATATCGGGATCAATGACAAGGATCGCAAGGAGATTGCCGACGGCCTGTCGCGCTTCCTCGCTGACGCGTTCACCCTGTACCTGAAGACCCACAACTTCCACTGGAACGTGACCGGGTCGATGTTCAACTCGCTGCACAACATGTTCATGGATCAGTACACCGAGCAGTGGAACGCACTGGACGACGTGGCCGAGCGCATCCGCGCCCTGGGCTACAACGCGCCGGGCTCGTACAACGAGTTCATTGAGCTGACCTCGATTCCGGAAGAACCGGGCCTGACCGACAGCGCCGACTGGCGCGAGATGGTGCGCCAGCTGGTTGCCGGCAACGAGGCCGTGTGCCGCACCGCGCGCAAGGTGCTGAAGGTGGCTGACGACGCGGGCGACGATCCGTCGGTGGACCTGCTGACCCAGCGCCTGCAGACCCACGAAAAGTACGCCTGGATGCTGCGCTCGCTGCTGCAGTAA
- the hrpA gene encoding ATP-dependent RNA helicase HrpA — MSAINTPPPAQLASRREAVDGAMTRDRGRLLGLWSRWRAQPGNAGLAESFEKALQVSLQRRQARAQAQPSVTLDEQLPIAREGARIIELIRDHQVVVVAGETGSGKTTQLPKLCLAAGRGVAGMIGCTQPRRIAARAVATRVAEELQSELGTIVGYQVRFTDRVGDDSRIKFMTDGILLAEIASDRWLSAYDTIIVDEAHERSLNIDFLLGYLKTLLRKRPDLKLIVTSATIDTARFAKHFDDAPVVSVEGRTYPVEVRYRPLEEIRGTPESQGKGRGNAEEADADPVSVNEAIVATVDEITRIDPRGDVLLFLPGEREIRDAHQALERRKYRETEVLPLYARLSVKDQDRVFNPGPKRRLVLATNVAETSLTVPRIRYVIDPGHARIKRYSPRQKLDRLHIEPISQASANQRKGRCGRIAEGICYRLYSEADFAARPEFTDPEIRRSSLAGVILRMLQLGLGRIEDFPFLEPPDERAVADGWQQLAELGAVDKDRKLTAIGRQMARLPVDVKLARMLVAAQQHGCLREMLVIAAFLGIQDPRERPPEAREAADNAHAKFTDPRSEFLGILRLWEGYREVHEELTQSRLRDWCGRNFLGFLRMREWRELHRQLRLLCEELGWDAGAGDLGPALLSGPPQAAPSASDEAARRATRGQLHRAARLAREGKSEPAPAPARAPAPRAAQDAGPGVSEKVRAAAYQALHRAILAGLPTQLGHRTEKGDFQAPRQRRFHLFPGSALAKKPPPWVLSATLLDTQRVWGLTNAAIEPDWAINELQHLLARKHFDPHWSRAQGQVLASEQISLFGLVLAPKKPVHYGRINPGEAHDIFVRQALVTGEINTRAGFVADNLKVLEQAREEEAKLRRAGIVADEAWQARWYLDRIPAEIHSASRLDAWWKELPPDKRRALQWTLTDLLPGEGSEQDRYPKYFALGDARLALHYRFEPGAEDDGVTLEVPLHLLNALDPARLSWLAPGFVADKAAALIRSLPKAMRRNYVPAPDFGRAFFEAFPQPSADDIRGELARFLSRATGAAVAATDFDEAAVEPHLRMNLRLRDEQGKVLATSRDLDALRGRFGDRAGQAFAARAGRALAAEGLREFPSTPIPLQVPGEAGVPAWPALVDLGDSAALRIFADRKEAAEAHPQGVRRLLEIALADKAKQARKQLPVSPKTGLLYAAIESQERLRGDLVDAAMNAVLAEGLEDIRDPAAFGARRDDAAKRLFGEAMERLKLAENILSLVAELKPQLEAPLMGWARGNLDDMEQQLAALVHAGFLRQTPAAALAQYPRYLKAMILRAERAKRDPPRDQARMLELKPFLDALEDAQARGLQQRPQWQALRWDIEELRVSLFAQELGGKSGVSAKKLAQRVAALRG; from the coding sequence ATGAGCGCTATCAACACCCCCCCGCCGGCGCAGCTGGCCAGTCGCCGCGAGGCCGTCGATGGCGCGATGACCCGCGACCGTGGCCGCCTGCTGGGCCTGTGGTCCCGATGGCGGGCGCAGCCGGGCAATGCCGGGCTGGCCGAGTCGTTTGAAAAGGCCCTGCAGGTGTCGCTGCAGCGGCGCCAGGCCCGGGCCCAGGCGCAGCCCTCGGTCACGCTGGACGAGCAACTGCCAATCGCCCGCGAGGGCGCGCGCATCATCGAGCTGATCCGCGACCACCAGGTGGTGGTGGTGGCCGGCGAGACCGGCTCGGGCAAGACCACCCAGCTGCCCAAGCTGTGCCTGGCCGCCGGTCGTGGCGTGGCCGGGATGATCGGCTGCACCCAGCCGCGACGCATCGCCGCCCGCGCAGTGGCCACCCGCGTGGCCGAGGAGCTGCAGTCCGAGCTGGGCACGATCGTCGGCTACCAGGTGCGTTTCACCGACCGCGTGGGCGATGACAGCCGCATCAAGTTCATGACCGACGGCATCCTGCTGGCCGAGATCGCCTCCGACCGCTGGCTCTCGGCCTACGACACGATCATCGTCGACGAGGCGCATGAGCGCAGCCTCAACATCGACTTCCTGCTTGGTTATCTCAAGACGCTGCTGCGCAAACGGCCGGACCTGAAGCTGATCGTCACCTCGGCGACGATCGACACCGCGCGCTTTGCAAAACATTTCGACGATGCGCCGGTGGTCAGCGTCGAAGGCCGCACCTATCCGGTGGAAGTGCGCTACCGGCCGCTGGAGGAGATCCGCGGCACGCCGGAAAGCCAGGGCAAGGGCCGCGGCAACGCCGAGGAGGCCGATGCCGACCCGGTCTCGGTCAACGAGGCCATCGTCGCCACCGTCGATGAAATCACCCGCATTGATCCGCGCGGCGACGTGCTGTTGTTCCTGCCCGGCGAACGCGAGATCCGCGACGCGCACCAGGCGCTGGAGCGGCGCAAATACCGCGAGACCGAGGTGCTTCCGCTGTACGCGCGGCTGTCGGTCAAGGACCAGGACCGGGTGTTCAACCCGGGCCCGAAGCGGCGGCTGGTGCTGGCCACCAACGTGGCCGAGACCTCGCTGACGGTGCCGCGCATCCGCTACGTGATCGATCCCGGCCACGCCCGCATCAAGCGCTACAGCCCGCGGCAGAAGCTGGACCGGCTGCACATCGAGCCGATCTCCCAGGCCAGCGCCAACCAGCGCAAGGGCCGCTGCGGCCGTATCGCCGAGGGCATCTGCTACCGGCTGTATTCGGAAGCCGACTTTGCCGCGCGCCCGGAGTTCACCGATCCGGAGATCCGCCGCTCGTCGCTGGCCGGCGTGATCCTGCGCATGCTGCAGCTGGGCCTGGGCCGGATCGAGGATTTCCCGTTCCTGGAGCCGCCGGACGAGCGCGCCGTGGCCGATGGCTGGCAGCAGCTGGCCGAGCTGGGCGCGGTGGACAAGGACCGCAAGCTCACCGCGATCGGCCGGCAGATGGCACGCCTCCCGGTGGACGTGAAGCTGGCGCGGATGCTGGTCGCCGCCCAGCAGCATGGTTGCCTGCGCGAGATGCTGGTGATCGCTGCCTTCCTCGGCATCCAGGACCCGCGCGAGCGCCCGCCCGAAGCGCGCGAGGCCGCCGACAACGCACATGCGAAGTTCACCGATCCGCGCTCGGAATTCCTCGGCATCCTGCGCCTGTGGGAGGGCTACCGCGAAGTGCACGAGGAACTGACCCAGTCCAGATTGCGCGACTGGTGCGGACGCAACTTCCTAGGCTTCCTGCGCATGCGCGAATGGCGCGAGCTGCACCGCCAGCTGCGCCTGCTGTGCGAGGAACTGGGCTGGGATGCTGGCGCGGGCGACCTCGGTCCGGCCTTGCTGTCCGGGCCGCCGCAAGCCGCGCCCAGTGCCTCGGATGAAGCCGCGCGCCGCGCCACCCGTGGCCAGCTGCACCGCGCTGCGCGCCTGGCGCGCGAGGGCAAGAGCGAACCGGCGCCGGCACCGGCCCGCGCACCGGCGCCACGCGCCGCCCAGGATGCCGGCCCGGGCGTAAGCGAGAAGGTGCGTGCAGCCGCCTACCAGGCGCTGCATCGCGCGATCCTAGCCGGCCTGCCGACCCAGCTCGGCCATCGCACCGAGAAGGGCGATTTCCAGGCACCGCGCCAGCGCCGCTTCCATCTGTTCCCGGGTTCGGCGCTGGCGAAGAAGCCGCCGCCGTGGGTGCTCAGCGCGACGCTGCTCGACACCCAGCGCGTATGGGGCCTGACCAATGCCGCGATCGAGCCGGACTGGGCGATCAACGAGCTGCAGCACCTGCTGGCCCGCAAGCATTTCGACCCGCACTGGTCGCGTGCCCAGGGCCAGGTGCTCGCTTCCGAACAGATCAGCCTGTTCGGCCTGGTACTGGCACCGAAGAAGCCGGTGCACTACGGCCGCATCAACCCGGGCGAGGCGCACGACATCTTCGTGCGCCAGGCGTTGGTCACCGGCGAGATCAATACCCGTGCCGGCTTCGTCGCCGACAACCTCAAGGTGCTGGAGCAGGCGCGCGAGGAAGAAGCCAAGCTGCGCCGCGCCGGCATCGTCGCCGACGAGGCCTGGCAGGCGCGTTGGTACCTGGACCGGATTCCGGCCGAGATCCATTCGGCCAGCCGCCTCGATGCCTGGTGGAAGGAACTGCCCCCGGACAAGCGCCGCGCGCTGCAGTGGACGCTGACCGACCTGCTGCCGGGTGAAGGCAGCGAGCAGGACCGCTACCCGAAGTATTTCGCGCTGGGCGATGCGCGGCTGGCGCTGCACTACCGCTTCGAGCCCGGTGCCGAGGATGACGGCGTGACCCTGGAGGTGCCGCTGCACCTGCTCAACGCGCTGGATCCGGCGCGGCTGTCGTGGCTGGCCCCGGGTTTCGTCGCCGACAAGGCGGCGGCCCTGATCCGCTCGCTGCCCAAGGCGATGCGCCGCAACTACGTGCCGGCGCCAGACTTCGGCCGCGCGTTCTTCGAGGCCTTCCCGCAGCCCTCGGCCGACGACATCCGCGGCGAGCTGGCGCGCTTCCTGTCGCGCGCCACCGGCGCGGCGGTGGCGGCTACCGACTTCGACGAGGCCGCCGTGGAGCCGCACCTGCGCATGAACCTGCGCCTGCGCGACGAGCAGGGCAAGGTGCTGGCGACCTCGCGCGACCTGGACGCGCTGCGTGGCCGCTTCGGTGATCGTGCCGGCCAGGCCTTCGCCGCACGCGCCGGGCGTGCGCTGGCGGCCGAGGGCCTGCGCGAATTCCCGTCCACGCCGATCCCGCTGCAGGTGCCGGGCGAAGCCGGGGTGCCGGCGTGGCCGGCGCTGGTAGACCTGGGCGACAGCGCGGCGCTGCGCATCTTCGCTGACCGCAAAGAGGCGGCCGAGGCGCACCCACAGGGCGTGCGTCGGCTGCTGGAGATCGCCCTGGCCGACAAGGCCAAGCAGGCGCGCAAGCAGCTGCCGGTGTCGCCCAAGACCGGCCTGCTGTACGCGGCCATCGAATCGCAGGAACGCCTGCGCGGCGACCTGGTGGATGCGGCAATGAACGCGGTGCTGGCCGAGGGGCTGGAGGACATCCGCGATCCGGCCGCATTCGGCGCGCGTCGTGACGACGCGGCAAAACGCCTGTTCGGCGAGGCGATGGAGCGGCTGAAGCTGGCCGAGAACATCCTCTCGCTGGTGGCTGAACTGAAGCCCCAGCTGGAAGCGCCGTTGATGGGCTGGGCGCGCGGCAACCTGGACGACATGGAGCAGCAGCTGGCTGCGCTGGTGCACGCCGGCTTCCTGCGGCAGACCCCGGCCGCGGCACTGGCGCAGTACCCGCGCTACCTCAAGGCGATGATCCTGCGTGCCGAACGCGCCAAGCGCGATCCGCCGCGCGACCAGGCGCGCATGCTCGAGCTCAAGCCGTTCCTCGATGCGCTGGAGGACGCGCAGGCGCGCGGCCTGCAGCAGCGCCCGCAATGGCAGGCGCTGCGCTGGGATATCGAGGAACTGCGGGTGTCGCTGTTTGCCCAGGAGCTGGGCGGCAAGTCCGGCGTGTCGGCCAAGAAGCTGGCCCAGCGGGTGGCCGCGCTGCGCGGCTGA
- a CDS encoding DUF4124 domain-containing protein: protein MRSIHMMLLLALLPGVAGAQVYKCKGRNGESVYSQDPCDGNTTPMALKVSKPASPGGNDGAGSNSDSAMDYCVANASAVIYGPSNDRVATLQERVAALQQQAIAEPGNANVRGQIASLQQSIARERASATAQLSTARRRCAEENAAPPGTPSGGSTSDS, encoded by the coding sequence ATGCGATCGATCCACATGATGTTGCTGCTGGCGCTGCTCCCTGGAGTGGCTGGCGCCCAGGTCTACAAGTGCAAGGGCCGCAATGGCGAATCGGTGTACTCGCAGGATCCCTGCGACGGCAACACCACACCGATGGCACTGAAGGTCAGCAAGCCGGCCAGTCCCGGCGGCAATGATGGCGCGGGCAGCAACTCGGACAGCGCCATGGACTATTGCGTGGCCAATGCCAGCGCGGTGATCTACGGCCCGTCCAACGACCGCGTGGCCACCCTGCAGGAGCGCGTGGCCGCGCTGCAGCAGCAGGCCATCGCCGAGCCGGGCAATGCCAACGTGCGCGGGCAGATCGCCTCGCTGCAGCAGTCGATCGCGCGCGAGCGCGCCTCGGCCACCGCGCAGCTGTCCACTGCACGGCGGCGCTGCGCCGAGGAAAACGCCGCGCCGCCCGGCACCCCGTCCGGCGGTTCCACCTCGGACAGCTGA
- a CDS encoding bifunctional (p)ppGpp synthetase/guanosine-3',5'-bis(diphosphate) 3'-pyrophosphohydrolase, whose translation MTRSSPPGLEALLQHPSVAVLSPALRQAMLEAWAQPDVSHEPGLPWPVLRDELEALALLSADEGMVAAGLLFDLPGLRAQLPQLPLGTLAPMVAGLLEGQDAADQVWALHAGREAGRNSEGLRRLLLSIVRDLRVVPLLLARQLARMRAADRMPEAERRALAQLTRDIHAPLANRLGIWQLKWELEDLAFRHLEPETYRHIAREVDETRVARERYVEMVKKTLSRELARHGIAAEVSGRPKHIYSIWRKMQKKRLAFQQLYDLRAVRVMVGDVASCYAALGIVHALWAPVPSEFDDYIARPKANDYRSLHTAVIGPEGRTVEVQIRTHEMHGQAELGVAAHWKYKEGNKGAEKAFDRKITWMRQLLEQSQESGGAELAGAFDAELVEDRIYALSPKGEVMDLPAGATPLDFAYHVHTMVGHRCRGAKVNGRIVPLGYRLRSGDRVEILTGKEPDPRRDWLLPANGFLASGRSRDKVRAWFHKLDRARNVQAGRELLERELKRLGLQQADLALAANKFRADSIDDLYIQVALGDTGPSQVSRALLEAERAQSQPPAPAVPRPTARRDDIGKSRFTVQGVGNLLSQLARCCQPVAGEPIAGYLTRGRGVTVHRIDCASFQRLSAANPQRVLPVEWGQAGSGYEVSVQVRAMDRRWLLKDITNLIAQEDAYVLDINSDNVRDSDQALLRLRLKVSDYEQLSRLLGKLDALPGVHEARRLG comes from the coding sequence GTGACCCGCTCTTCTCCCCCCGGGCTGGAAGCCCTGCTGCAGCACCCCTCCGTGGCCGTCCTGTCGCCGGCATTGCGCCAGGCGATGCTGGAGGCGTGGGCGCAGCCGGACGTCTCCCACGAGCCCGGCCTGCCGTGGCCGGTGCTGCGCGACGAGCTTGAAGCGCTGGCGCTGCTGTCGGCCGACGAGGGCATGGTCGCGGCCGGGCTGCTGTTCGACCTGCCGGGGCTGCGTGCGCAGTTGCCGCAACTGCCGCTGGGCACGCTGGCGCCGATGGTGGCGGGCCTGCTGGAAGGGCAGGACGCGGCCGACCAGGTCTGGGCGCTGCACGCCGGGCGCGAAGCCGGTCGCAACAGCGAGGGCCTGCGCCGGCTGCTGCTGTCCATCGTCCGCGACCTGCGCGTGGTGCCACTGCTGCTGGCCCGGCAACTGGCGCGGATGCGCGCGGCCGACCGCATGCCCGAGGCCGAGCGTCGCGCGCTTGCCCAGTTGACCCGCGACATCCACGCGCCGCTGGCCAACCGCCTGGGCATCTGGCAGCTGAAGTGGGAGCTGGAAGACCTGGCATTCCGCCACCTGGAGCCGGAGACCTACCGCCACATCGCCCGCGAGGTCGACGAAACCCGCGTCGCCCGCGAACGCTACGTGGAGATGGTCAAGAAGACCCTGTCGCGCGAGCTCGCCAGGCACGGCATCGCCGCCGAGGTCAGCGGGCGGCCGAAGCACATCTACAGCATCTGGCGGAAGATGCAGAAGAAGCGGCTGGCGTTCCAGCAGCTCTACGATCTGCGCGCGGTGCGGGTGATGGTCGGCGACGTGGCCTCGTGCTACGCCGCGCTGGGCATCGTGCATGCCCTGTGGGCGCCGGTGCCCAGCGAGTTCGATGACTACATCGCCCGGCCCAAGGCCAACGACTACCGTTCGCTGCACACCGCGGTGATCGGCCCGGAAGGACGCACGGTCGAGGTGCAGATCCGCACCCACGAAATGCATGGGCAGGCCGAGCTCGGCGTGGCCGCGCACTGGAAGTACAAGGAAGGCAACAAGGGCGCGGAAAAGGCCTTCGACCGCAAGATCACCTGGATGCGGCAGTTGCTGGAGCAGTCGCAGGAATCCGGCGGCGCCGAGCTTGCCGGCGCCTTCGACGCTGAGCTGGTGGAGGACCGGATCTACGCGCTCAGCCCCAAGGGCGAGGTGATGGACCTGCCCGCCGGCGCCACGCCGCTGGATTTTGCCTACCACGTGCACACGATGGTCGGGCACCGCTGCCGCGGGGCCAAGGTCAACGGCCGCATCGTGCCGCTGGGCTACCGGCTGCGCAGCGGTGACCGGGTCGAGATCCTGACCGGCAAGGAGCCCGATCCCAGGCGCGACTGGCTGCTGCCGGCCAACGGCTTCCTGGCCAGCGGCCGTTCGCGCGACAAGGTCCGCGCCTGGTTCCACAAGCTCGACCGCGCGCGCAACGTCCAGGCCGGCCGCGAACTGCTGGAGCGCGAACTCAAGCGACTGGGCCTGCAGCAGGCCGACCTGGCGCTGGCGGCGAATAAGTTCCGCGCCGACAGCATCGATGACCTCTACATCCAGGTGGCGCTGGGTGATACCGGGCCGAGCCAGGTCAGCCGTGCGCTGCTCGAGGCCGAGCGCGCGCAGTCGCAACCACCCGCACCGGCGGTGCCGCGCCCGACCGCGCGCCGCGACGACATCGGCAAATCGCGCTTCACCGTGCAGGGCGTGGGCAACCTGCTGTCGCAGCTGGCGCGCTGTTGCCAGCCGGTGGCCGGCGAGCCGATTGCCGGCTACCTGACCCGTGGCCGCGGGGTCACCGTGCACCGCATCGACTGCGCGTCCTTCCAGCGCCTGTCCGCAGCCAACCCGCAGCGCGTGCTGCCGGTGGAGTGGGGCCAGGCCGGCTCCGGCTACGAGGTGTCGGTGCAGGTGCGCGCCATGGACCGGCGCTGGCTGCTCAAGGACATCACCAACCTGATCGCGCAGGAAGACGCCTACGTGCTGGACATCAACAGCGACAACGTGCGCGACAGCGACCAGGCCCTGCTGCGGCTGCGCCTGAAGGTCAGCGACTACGAGCAGCTCTCGCGCCTGCTGGGCAAGCTCGATGCCCTGCCTGGCGTGCATGAAGCGCGTCGACTCGGCTGA